In one Lolium rigidum isolate FL_2022 chromosome 3, APGP_CSIRO_Lrig_0.1, whole genome shotgun sequence genomic region, the following are encoded:
- the LOC124697106 gene encoding protein DMP10-like produces MASPASPSPIVIQMPPLTNAGTATSKPKDAGDFATAPTPSRPKARATDKVMSSAANLAQLLPTGTVLAYQALAPSFTNHGKCEESPANQWLTAALVIVLAALSLAFSFTDSVVGRDQKLYYGVATPCGFNVFNFSSEEEKQEWDPSEFRRLRIRPLDYMHAVFTALVFLTVAFSDVGLQNCFFPNASRNTEELLKNLPLGMAFFSSFVFMIFPTKRKGIGYTDTAPPKKVVT; encoded by the coding sequence ATGGCATCTCCTGCGTCGCCCTCGCCCATCGTCATCCAGATGCCTCCACTGACCAACGCCGGGACGGCCACTAGCAAGCCCAAGGACGCCGGCGACTTCGCCACCGCACCCACACCTTCCAGACCTAAAGCCAGGGCGACGGACAAGGTCATGTCGAGCGCTGCGAACCTCGCACAGCTCCTGCCGACTGGCACGGTGCTGGCGTACCAGGCGCTGGCCCCCTCCTTCACCAACCACGGCAAGTGCGAGGAGAGCCCCGCCAACCAGTGGCTCACGGCGGCCCTAGTCATCGTTCTCGCCGCCCTGTCTCTCGCCTTCTCCTTCACCGACAGCGTCGTCGGCCGCGACCAGAAGCTCTACTACGGCGTCGCCACGCCGTGCGGCTTCAacgtcttcaacttctccagCGAGGAAGAGAAGCAGGAGTGGGACCCCTCCGAGTTCCGGAGGCTGCGCATCCGGCCGCTCGACTACATgcacgccgtcttcaccgccctcGTTTTCCTCACCGTGGCGTTCAGCGACGTGGGGCTGCAAAACTGCTTCTTTCCCAACGCCAGTAGAAATACCGAGGAGCTGCTCAAGAACCTGCCGCTAGGCATGGCGTTTTTCTCCAGCTTCGTGTTCATGATCTTCCCCACAAAAAGGAAGGGCATCGGCTACACAGACACCGCTCCTCCGAAGAAGGTCGTCACTTAG
- the LOC124703920 gene encoding 1,4-dihydroxy-2-naphthoyl-CoA thioesterase 1-like — protein MGDAMALSSSNSKTAELDAPLHALGFEIEEVSPSRMTGRLVVTPICVQPFKVLHGGVSALIAEGLASMGAHIASGYNRVAGMQLSISHFRSAAVGDTILARAVPVHIGRSTQVWEVKLWKMDTSKQGEEFQIAEARVTLLCNLPVRNELKTVGESFRKYSRL, from the exons ATGGGCGACGCCATGGCCCTGTCGAGCTCCAACTCCAAGACGGCGGAGCTGGACGCGCCGCTCCACGCCCTCGGATTCGAGATCGAAGAGGTCTCGCCGTCGCGGATGACCGGCCGCCTCGTCGTCACGCCCATCTGCGTCCAG CCGTTCAAGGTGCTGCACGGCGGCGTGTCGGCGCTGATAGCCGAGGGGCTGGCCAGTATGGGGGCGCACATAGCCTCGGGCTACAACCGCGTCGCCGGCATGCAGCTCAGCATCAGCCACTTCCGGAGCGCCGCCGTCGGGGACACCATCCTTGCGCGTGCCGTACCCGTCCACATCGGCCGCTCCACCCAG GTATGGGAGGTAAAGCTATGGAAGATGGATACATCCAAACAGGGGGAAGAATTTCAAATCGCCGAAGCGAGGGTCACACTCCTGTGTAATCTACCGGTCCGAAATGAGCTGAAAACTGTAGGGGAATCTTTTAGAAAATACTCTAGACTGTAA